In Candidatus Hydrogenedentota bacterium, the following are encoded in one genomic region:
- a CDS encoding acyl-CoA dehydrogenase family protein, translating to MSFPVSEEVQLFREAARRFAEEQIAPHARDWDRAGRFPDELIAELGAGGFMGILVPEEYGGAGANYQAFAAVLEELARHDGGLALAVEAHNGLACQHILIAGTEAQKKQYLPPLAAGEHIGSWCLSEPNSGSDAIAMETIAVRDGDGWILNGGKQFITNGDRAGIYVVMAVTDPDASPRGITAFIVERDATGLTRGKPEEKLGMRSSDTVALHFENLRIPDACRLGEVNRGFEDVKRVLEHGRVMISALSVGFARGALEDASRYAHERKAFGRTLAEFQLIQQKLADMATQLAAGSLMLHHAAALLDQGRCTVQQAAMTKLFTSEMATRACLDAIQILGGYGYLREYNVERYLRDAKLCEIGEGTSEVMRILIARELGR from the coding sequence ATGAGTTTCCCCGTGTCCGAAGAAGTCCAGCTCTTTCGAGAGGCCGCGCGACGCTTTGCGGAGGAACAGATCGCGCCGCACGCGCGCGATTGGGACCGCGCCGGACGCTTCCCGGACGAACTCATCGCCGAACTCGGCGCCGGGGGCTTCATGGGCATTCTCGTGCCCGAGGAATACGGCGGGGCCGGCGCGAATTACCAGGCCTTCGCCGCCGTCCTGGAAGAATTGGCCCGGCACGACGGCGGCCTCGCCCTCGCCGTGGAGGCGCACAACGGCCTCGCCTGCCAGCACATCCTCATCGCCGGCACGGAGGCGCAGAAGAAGCAATATCTTCCGCCGCTCGCCGCCGGTGAACACATCGGGAGCTGGTGCCTCTCCGAGCCGAACTCCGGCTCCGACGCCATCGCCATGGAGACGATCGCCGTCCGCGATGGCGACGGCTGGATCCTGAACGGCGGCAAGCAATTCATCACCAATGGCGATCGTGCGGGGATCTATGTCGTCATGGCGGTCACCGATCCGGATGCGAGCCCGCGCGGCATCACCGCCTTCATCGTCGAGCGCGACGCGACCGGCCTCACGCGCGGCAAGCCCGAGGAAAAACTCGGCATGCGATCCTCCGATACGGTCGCGCTGCACTTCGAAAACCTGCGCATCCCCGACGCCTGCCGCCTCGGCGAGGTGAATCGCGGCTTCGAGGACGTGAAACGCGTCCTGGAGCACGGCCGCGTGATGATCTCCGCGCTGTCCGTCGGCTTCGCGCGCGGCGCCCTCGAAGACGCCAGCCGATACGCGCACGAACGCAAGGCTTTCGGAAGAACCCTCGCCGAGTTTCAGCTTATCCAGCAGAAACTCGCCGACATGGCCACGCAACTTGCCGCCGGCAGCCTCATGCTTCACCACGCGGCCGCCCTGCTCGATCAGGGCCGCTGCACCGTCCAGCAGGCCGCCATGACCAAGCTCTTCACCTCCGAAATGGCCACACGCGCCTGCCTCGACGCCATCCAGATCCTCGGCGGCTACGGCTACCTCCGCGAGTACAACGTGGAGCGCTACCTGCGCGACGCCAAACTTTGCGAAATTGGGGAGGGCACGAGCGAAGTCATGCGCATCCTGATCGCCCGGGAACTTGGCCGGTGA